From Pseudomonas vanderleydeniana, the proteins below share one genomic window:
- a CDS encoding lactonase family protein, producing MNRLKTLQGLAGAALLATAPVTWANTYVYVSNATDGTLSSYELSADGLLQPLALTDAGAGVMPLALSPDHTRLYASIRAKPFSVATYAIDPKNGALKHLKNSTVADSLAYISTDKAGHYLFGASYGEDLVSVNTINANGVVTDYVQQVVKTGPNAHSIIVDGTNRFVYAANLGSDQYLEFKFDAASGQLTPLGHVDLPKGSGPRHPALSSDNRFIYLLSEMAGTVTTLAIDPQTGRLRVLFEVNTLPADSGMVHGVVRPVVKPGQPAPPAIPDHAIWAADIKLTPDGRFLYTSERTGSTVSVFSVDRDSGKPSFVRTIKVEQQPRGITVDPSGKWLLVTGEKSAEVGVYAIDPQHGTLTRRSSAPSGKGANWVQAVSYP from the coding sequence ATGAATCGACTCAAGACCCTGCAGGGCCTGGCTGGCGCTGCATTGCTGGCGACCGCACCCGTGACCTGGGCCAACACTTATGTCTACGTCTCCAACGCCACCGACGGCACCCTCTCCAGCTATGAGCTGTCGGCGGATGGACTGTTGCAGCCGCTGGCACTCACCGACGCCGGAGCCGGCGTCATGCCGCTGGCCCTGAGCCCGGACCACACCAGGCTCTATGCCTCCATTCGCGCCAAGCCCTTCTCGGTGGCGACCTACGCCATCGACCCGAAGAACGGCGCACTCAAGCACCTGAAGAACTCGACCGTCGCCGACAGCCTGGCCTACATCTCCACGGACAAGGCCGGACACTACCTGTTCGGCGCCTCCTACGGCGAGGACCTGGTCAGCGTCAATACGATCAACGCCAATGGCGTCGTCACCGATTATGTGCAGCAAGTCGTCAAGACCGGGCCGAACGCCCACTCGATCATCGTCGACGGCACCAACCGCTTCGTGTACGCGGCCAACCTGGGTTCCGACCAATACCTGGAATTCAAGTTCGACGCCGCCAGCGGTCAGTTGACGCCCCTGGGCCATGTCGACCTGCCCAAGGGCAGCGGCCCGCGTCACCCGGCCTTGTCATCAGACAACCGTTTCATCTACCTGCTCAGTGAGATGGCCGGTACCGTGACCACGCTTGCCATCGACCCGCAGACGGGACGCCTGCGGGTGCTCTTCGAAGTCAACACGCTACCGGCTGATTCGGGCATGGTGCACGGCGTCGTCCGGCCAGTGGTCAAGCCCGGCCAGCCAGCACCACCGGCGATACCCGACCACGCGATCTGGGCGGCCGATATCAAGCTGACCCCCGACGGGCGCTTTCTCTACACCAGTGAGCGCACCGGCAGCACGGTCAGCGTGTTCTCGGTCGACCGCGACAGTGGCAAGCCCAGCTTCGTGCGCACCATCAAGGTCGAGCAACAACCGCGCGGCATCACTGTCGACCCGTCAGGGAAATGGCTGCTGGTCACCGGCGAGAAAAGTGCCGAGGTCGGCGTGTACGCGATCGATCCGCAACATGGCACCCTCACCCGTCGCTCCAGCGCCCCTTCAGGCAAGGGCGCGAACTGGGTGCAGGCGGTCAGTTATCCCTGA
- a CDS encoding twin-arginine translocation signal domain-containing protein: protein MNSTRQQTPDKDRRRFLKQTGVIAGGIATPAMLPSAMAGTEQTMAKTIQHPPSD, encoded by the coding sequence GTGAACTCGACACGGCAGCAGACGCCGGATAAGGACCGGCGTCGTTTTCTCAAGCAGACCGGCGTGATTGCCGGCGGCATTGCCACCCCGGCCATGCTCCCCAGCGCAATGGCAGGCACGGAGCAGACAATGGCCAAGACCATCCAACACCCTCCGAGCGATTGA
- a CDS encoding protein L: protein MALLGDSDEWNLSYEFDAAVPVSGIYLCTGCGKELTARKGERFPHQNQHRHTDFKIPVHWRLVLKTAVN, encoded by the coding sequence ATGGCACTTCTCGGTGACTCGGACGAGTGGAATCTGAGTTACGAATTCGACGCGGCAGTCCCTGTTTCCGGTATCTACCTCTGCACCGGGTGCGGGAAAGAACTCACCGCCCGCAAGGGCGAACGCTTCCCCCATCAGAACCAGCACCGGCACACTGACTTCAAGATTCCCGTGCACTGGCGCCTGGTGCTCAAGACCGCCGTCAATTAG
- a CDS encoding conjugative transfer ATPase, whose amino-acid sequence MPAKPKRPATEADEQALYDVTPSFVDLLPWVEYLPESQCLLLEDGESVAAFFELTAIGTEGREASWLRTVRDALENALQDSFDELEEQPWVLQLYAQDETDWAAHLQTLRAYVQPRARGSAFSECYLRIFGQHLQALSRPGGLFEDTTVTQLPWRGQCRKIRLVVYRRSKGTPMQRGQGSEQALNSLCERLTGGLGNAGVKAHRLDGAQIHRWLLYWFNPRPHLLGESAQDRQRFYQLADYPPDAADGELPLASGSDFAQRLFFEQPRSDVEHGLWYFDRMPHRVVVLDRLRTPPATGHLTGETAKGGDAINALFDQMPEDTVLCITLVITPQDTLETHLNHLAKKSVGDTLASEQTRDDVQQARSHLGSAHKLYRGAVAFYLRGQHLEELDRRTLQLNNVMLNAGLQPVRDEHEVAPLNSYLRWLPCVFNPGMRHSEWYTQLMFVQHVANLAPIWGRSEGTGHPGFTFFNRGGGPLTFDPLNRLDRQMNAHLFLFGPTGAGKSATLNNLLNQVVAMYRPRLFIAEAGNSFGLFADFARRLDLKVHRVKLAPGSGVSLAPFADAHRLVDTPTRAPLANHDAFDEPDNADDERDVLGELEITARLMITGGEEKEEQRLTRADRSLIRQGILNAARLCVSQDRSVLTQDVRDALRCMGRDPDLPEPRRLRLQEMADAMDMFCQGADGDLFNRDGTPWPEADITLVDLATYAREGYNAQLSIAYISLINTVNNIAERDQMLGRPIINVTDEGHIITKNPLLSPYVVKITKMWRKLGAWFWLATQNVDDLPKAAEPMLNMIEWWICLNMPPDEVNKIARFRALTDAQKTLMLSARKESGKFTEGVILSKSMEALFRAVPPSLYLAMAMTEPEEKAERHALMNSRGISELDAAIAVAQRMDEVRGITTSAIEGLLP is encoded by the coding sequence ATGCCAGCGAAACCCAAACGCCCCGCCACCGAGGCAGATGAACAGGCGCTCTATGACGTAACACCCAGTTTCGTCGATCTGTTGCCATGGGTGGAGTACCTGCCTGAATCGCAGTGCCTGCTGCTCGAGGATGGTGAATCGGTGGCGGCGTTCTTCGAGCTCACCGCCATCGGTACCGAAGGCCGTGAGGCCAGTTGGCTGCGCACCGTGCGCGATGCCCTGGAGAATGCCCTGCAGGACAGCTTCGACGAACTGGAGGAACAACCCTGGGTCCTGCAGCTCTACGCCCAGGACGAAACCGACTGGGCGGCCCACCTGCAGACACTGCGCGCCTACGTCCAGCCGCGTGCCCGCGGCTCGGCGTTCAGCGAGTGCTACCTGCGGATTTTCGGCCAGCACCTGCAAGCCCTCTCCCGGCCTGGCGGCCTGTTCGAAGACACCACCGTGACCCAACTGCCCTGGCGCGGTCAGTGCCGCAAGATCCGCCTGGTGGTGTACCGGCGCAGCAAAGGCACGCCGATGCAGCGTGGACAAGGCAGCGAACAGGCGCTCAACAGCCTCTGCGAACGTCTGACCGGAGGCCTGGGCAATGCCGGCGTGAAAGCCCATCGGCTCGACGGCGCACAGATCCACCGCTGGTTGCTGTACTGGTTCAACCCACGACCCCACTTGCTGGGCGAGTCCGCGCAGGACCGCCAGCGGTTCTATCAACTGGCCGACTACCCGCCGGACGCCGCCGACGGTGAATTGCCCCTGGCCAGCGGCAGCGACTTCGCCCAGCGCCTGTTCTTCGAACAACCGCGTTCGGACGTCGAGCACGGGCTGTGGTACTTCGACCGGATGCCGCACCGCGTGGTGGTGCTCGATCGCCTGCGCACACCACCGGCGACCGGCCACCTGACCGGGGAAACCGCCAAGGGCGGCGATGCCATCAATGCCCTCTTCGACCAGATGCCCGAAGACACCGTGCTGTGCATCACCCTGGTCATCACCCCGCAGGACACCCTGGAGACCCACCTCAACCACCTGGCCAAGAAGTCGGTGGGTGATACCCTGGCTTCCGAACAAACCCGCGATGACGTGCAACAGGCCCGCTCGCACCTGGGCAGTGCTCACAAGCTGTATCGCGGCGCCGTGGCCTTCTACCTGCGCGGGCAGCACCTGGAGGAGCTCGACCGGCGTACCCTGCAGCTCAACAACGTGATGCTCAACGCCGGCCTGCAGCCGGTACGCGACGAGCATGAAGTGGCCCCGCTCAACAGCTACCTGCGTTGGCTGCCCTGCGTATTCAACCCGGGCATGCGCCACAGCGAGTGGTACACCCAGTTGATGTTCGTGCAGCACGTCGCCAACCTGGCGCCGATCTGGGGTCGCAGCGAAGGCACCGGCCACCCGGGGTTCACCTTCTTCAACCGCGGCGGCGGCCCGCTGACCTTCGATCCGCTCAATCGCCTCGACCGGCAAATGAACGCCCACCTGTTCCTGTTCGGGCCAACCGGGGCCGGCAAGTCGGCGACCCTCAACAACCTGCTCAACCAGGTGGTGGCGATGTACCGACCACGCCTGTTCATCGCCGAAGCCGGCAACAGCTTCGGATTGTTCGCCGACTTTGCCCGACGCCTGGACCTGAAAGTGCATCGGGTCAAACTCGCGCCCGGCTCTGGCGTCAGCCTGGCACCGTTCGCCGATGCCCATCGGCTGGTGGATACGCCAACCCGGGCCCCGCTTGCAAACCACGATGCGTTCGATGAGCCCGACAATGCCGATGATGAGCGCGACGTACTGGGTGAACTCGAGATCACCGCCCGCCTGATGATCACCGGCGGCGAGGAGAAGGAAGAGCAGCGCCTGACCCGCGCCGACCGTAGCCTGATTCGCCAGGGCATCCTCAACGCCGCCCGACTCTGCGTCAGCCAGGACAGAAGCGTACTGACCCAGGACGTCCGCGATGCCTTGCGGTGCATGGGGCGGGATCCCGACCTGCCGGAACCGCGGCGCCTGCGCTTGCAGGAAATGGCCGATGCCATGGACATGTTCTGCCAGGGCGCCGATGGCGATCTGTTCAACCGGGACGGTACTCCCTGGCCCGAGGCCGATATCACCCTGGTCGACCTCGCCACCTACGCCCGCGAGGGCTATAACGCGCAGCTGTCGATCGCCTACATTTCGCTGATCAACACCGTGAACAACATCGCCGAACGCGACCAGATGCTTGGCCGCCCCATCATCAACGTCACCGACGAAGGCCACATCATCACCAAGAACCCGCTGCTGTCGCCCTACGTGGTCAAGATCACCAAGATGTGGCGCAAGCTCGGCGCCTGGTTCTGGCTCGCGACGCAGAACGTCGACGACCTGCCCAAGGCGGCCGAACCGATGCTGAACATGATCGAGTGGTGGATCTGCCTGAACATGCCGCCGGATGAAGTCAACAAGATCGCCCGCTTCCGCGCGCTCACCGACGCGCAGAAAACCCTGATGCTGTCCGCGCGCAAGGAGTCCGGGAAATTCACCGAGGGGGTGATTCTCTCCAAGTCGATGGAAGCGCTGTTTCGTGCGGTGCCACCGAGCCTGTACCTGGCCATGGCCATGACGGAGCCGGAGGAAAAGGCCGAGCGTCACGCACTGATGAACAGCCGGGGTATCAGTGAGCTGGACGCGGCCATCGCCGTGGCGCAGCGAATGGATGAGGTCCGCGGCATCACGACCAGCGCCATCGAGGGGCTCTTGCCATGA
- a CDS encoding DUF1737 domain-containing protein: protein MQNFPPDGLPIYRLLTGKDDAKFCHRVSEALALGYQLHGSPAATFNGEHVVVAQALIWNPDKQ from the coding sequence ATGCAGAATTTTCCTCCAGACGGTCTCCCCATCTATCGGTTGCTGACAGGCAAGGACGACGCCAAGTTCTGCCATCGCGTCTCTGAAGCGCTGGCGCTGGGTTACCAGCTTCACGGCTCTCCGGCGGCGACCTTCAACGGCGAGCATGTCGTGGTTGCGCAGGCGCTGATCTGGAATCCGGACAAGCAGTAG
- a CDS encoding ester cyclase — MPSQTTPPRIQQRLRATALLPALMLGAAATPAVAQSDNLVQPAVLVADASLSKQALDAQALAASRYGTFWNTGDEAMARQALAPTFLDKTLPGGRAQGIEGVLAASKAFRSAVPDLHCEIRQMIVAGDRVVTHLHFTGHFTGTLMGKQGQGQDIDFIATDIYRIAKGRIVENWHLEDNLSLLQQAGLAAR; from the coding sequence ATGCCCTCCCAGACCACGCCACCCAGGATTCAACAGCGACTTCGCGCAACGGCCCTGCTCCCGGCCCTCATGCTGGGCGCTGCGGCCACACCCGCCGTTGCCCAATCCGACAACCTCGTCCAGCCCGCCGTCCTGGTCGCCGACGCCAGCCTGTCGAAGCAGGCACTCGACGCCCAAGCACTCGCAGCAAGCCGCTACGGCACCTTCTGGAACACCGGCGACGAGGCCATGGCGCGCCAGGCCCTGGCACCGACGTTCCTCGACAAGACCCTGCCCGGCGGCCGCGCCCAAGGTATTGAAGGAGTACTGGCCGCCTCGAAGGCTTTTCGCTCCGCCGTACCGGACCTGCATTGTGAAATCCGCCAGATGATCGTAGCTGGCGACCGGGTGGTGACTCACCTCCACTTCACCGGTCATTTCACCGGCACGTTGATGGGTAAACAGGGACAAGGCCAGGACATCGACTTCATCGCGACCGACATCTATCGGATCGCCAAGGGGCGCATCGTCGAAAACTGGCACCTGGAGGACAACCTCTCCCTCCTTCAACAAGCCGGCCTGGCCGCCAGGTAA
- a CDS encoding methylenetetrahydrofolate reductase C-terminal domain-containing protein, with product MGLLKKTLGERTFVCLTEFVPKPSAQHFEAFEQLMAHSTLCGWPMIAAVADRVGGNLDLSPLDAVAEFNDDRRALVHFSGKDRERRELLAQLKRMDAAGLDELLMLTGDRLPGHEPGQRPVRYLESVPALQIVRQARPDWLLGAALNPFKYREEEGGAQYFKAEKKLAAGADFLTLQLGFDIEKQREALTWMSRQRAPKPLLACVMGLTKGRAAMLEQVAGIVITPSMRAVLEAEETISRAFAQERSVSRLALQIIGLQRMGYAGIHLSGVHQLKQLQALEQAITDWQARIGTEQQWDSAWAAAWSMPDLPAVVFHAGPSNWRLGESSAQASRKETLRYHLMSGLHAQLFSRTTWLSRAFGWAVQRPLWSSSRGARWLHQVERCFKRPLVGCDTCGRCRLEDTLYICPETCPKGLANGPCGGTRLNRCEFGDRECVHSIKYRTAKAVGQEAVLTDRLIPCIEVESRHQSSWPRWFEEHSPGVPGRRDAVEGGEAVARSVEVVD from the coding sequence ATGGGTTTGCTGAAAAAAACACTGGGCGAGCGGACATTCGTTTGTCTGACCGAGTTCGTTCCCAAGCCTTCCGCGCAACACTTCGAGGCCTTCGAACAGCTTATGGCGCACTCGACGCTGTGTGGCTGGCCGATGATCGCTGCGGTGGCCGATCGCGTCGGTGGCAACCTCGACCTGTCGCCGCTGGATGCCGTTGCCGAGTTCAACGATGACCGTCGCGCGCTGGTGCATTTTTCCGGCAAGGACCGCGAGCGTCGGGAACTGCTGGCGCAACTCAAGCGGATGGACGCTGCCGGGCTGGATGAGCTGCTGATGCTCACGGGCGATCGCTTGCCTGGTCATGAGCCGGGGCAACGGCCCGTGCGTTATCTGGAGTCGGTGCCGGCCTTGCAGATTGTTCGCCAGGCAAGGCCGGATTGGCTGCTGGGCGCGGCACTGAATCCGTTCAAGTACCGGGAAGAAGAGGGAGGTGCCCAGTACTTCAAGGCCGAGAAGAAGCTGGCGGCCGGCGCGGACTTCCTGACCCTGCAATTGGGGTTCGACATCGAGAAACAGCGTGAAGCGCTGACCTGGATGAGTCGCCAACGCGCGCCCAAGCCGCTGCTGGCCTGTGTCATGGGCTTGACCAAGGGGCGTGCCGCGATGCTGGAACAGGTCGCAGGTATCGTCATCACACCTTCGATGCGCGCAGTGCTGGAAGCAGAGGAGACGATTTCCAGGGCGTTTGCCCAGGAGCGCAGTGTCAGCCGTCTCGCGCTGCAAATCATCGGTTTGCAACGGATGGGGTATGCGGGCATTCACCTCTCTGGTGTTCATCAACTCAAGCAGTTGCAGGCGCTCGAACAGGCGATCACTGATTGGCAGGCGCGGATTGGCACCGAGCAGCAGTGGGATTCAGCCTGGGCTGCCGCCTGGAGCATGCCTGATCTGCCGGCGGTGGTGTTTCATGCCGGGCCATCGAACTGGCGACTGGGCGAGTCGTCTGCGCAGGCCTCCCGCAAGGAGACATTGCGCTATCACCTGATGTCGGGCTTGCATGCGCAGCTGTTCAGCCGCACGACCTGGTTGAGCCGGGCGTTCGGCTGGGCGGTGCAGCGACCGCTCTGGTCTTCATCCCGGGGAGCGCGCTGGTTGCATCAGGTAGAGCGCTGTTTCAAGCGCCCCTTGGTGGGGTGCGATACCTGCGGTCGCTGCCGCCTAGAGGATACGCTCTACATCTGCCCGGAAACCTGCCCAAAGGGGCTGGCGAACGGGCCCTGTGGCGGCACCCGCCTCAACCGCTGCGAGTTCGGCGACCGTGAGTGCGTGCACAGCATCAAGTACCGCACGGCCAAGGCGGTTGGTCAGGAGGCGGTGCTGACCGATCGACTGATCCCCTGCATCGAGGTCGAGTCGCGGCATCAGAGCTCATGGCCTCGCTGGTTCGAGGAACATTCGCCTGGGGTGCCCGGGCGCAGGGACGCGGTTGAAGGGGGCGAAGCGGTCGCCCGGTCGGTGGAAGTGGTCGATTGA
- a CDS encoding TIGR03745 family integrating conjugative element membrane protein, which translates to MNIQRALERSKRSLSRLLLTGITLWSGLACAGLPSMEAPSRGDGRGIIETLQNYGYDIVALIALAISAAAFCGVAYHAYSCYSEVQTGKKTWGQFGLTCGVGALLLVIVIWLLTKGTGVL; encoded by the coding sequence ATGAACATCCAACGCGCCCTTGAAAGGTCCAAACGATCACTCTCGCGCCTACTCCTGACCGGCATTACCTTGTGGTCAGGACTGGCCTGCGCGGGCTTACCCTCGATGGAGGCCCCCAGCCGCGGCGATGGCCGGGGCATCATCGAGACGCTACAGAACTACGGCTACGACATCGTCGCACTAATCGCGCTGGCCATCTCCGCCGCAGCGTTCTGCGGAGTGGCCTACCACGCCTACAGTTGCTACTCCGAGGTGCAGACCGGCAAGAAGACCTGGGGCCAGTTCGGCCTGACCTGTGGGGTCGGCGCCCTGCTGTTGGTGATCGTCATCTGGCTGTTGACCAAGGGCACCGGTGTGCTGTGA
- a CDS encoding PFL_4669 family integrating conjugative element protein: MCPAWCFPGGIDGKPQAHDSVFRLSAISFLTTLGSRYSSQEQSMFESIESQLGPLRSAMQLTLHTFHAVRIWEGRAASEEKNAIIGFGGFSNAIRKVIQGIEQGDPYADLWMLRIQERLQSCKAELALIQDRLELLLTAFPDAISAQENFSIQPVRLPIVITTQFGYLAMYLLITYDNIVRRLLHAHHVALIDRREMESRIHAGARLLRGLFGLPRRYRFSGATRADFACDNDQASQARKLFGELPRDVLDGTRRADFAPPIARGLMEEAAAVVDEVEWFAATPGGPESGACEWVASD, encoded by the coding sequence TTGTGCCCAGCCTGGTGTTTTCCTGGTGGCATCGACGGAAAACCCCAAGCACACGATTCTGTTTTTCGGCTGTCGGCCATTTCCTTCCTGACGACACTGGGCTCCCGATATTCCAGTCAGGAGCAATCAATGTTCGAATCCATTGAAAGTCAACTCGGTCCCTTGCGCAGTGCCATGCAACTGACGTTGCATACCTTTCATGCGGTCCGCATCTGGGAAGGCAGGGCCGCCAGCGAAGAGAAAAACGCGATCATCGGTTTTGGTGGTTTCTCCAACGCGATCAGGAAAGTGATACAGGGCATCGAGCAGGGTGACCCCTATGCCGACCTCTGGATGTTGCGTATCCAGGAGCGACTGCAAAGCTGCAAGGCCGAGCTGGCGTTGATCCAGGACAGGCTGGAACTGCTGCTGACGGCCTTCCCGGATGCGATCAGTGCGCAGGAGAATTTCAGTATCCAGCCGGTCAGGCTGCCCATTGTCATCACCACCCAGTTCGGTTACCTGGCAATGTATCTGCTGATCACCTACGACAATATCGTGCGCCGCCTGCTGCATGCCCACCACGTTGCGTTGATCGATCGGCGCGAGATGGAAAGCCGGATTCATGCCGGTGCCCGCTTGTTGCGCGGTTTGTTCGGGTTGCCTCGCCGGTACCGGTTTTCCGGAGCGACCCGGGCGGATTTCGCCTGCGACAACGATCAGGCCAGTCAAGCCAGAAAACTGTTTGGCGAGTTGCCCAGGGATGTGTTGGACGGCACGCGCCGAGCTGATTTTGCCCCGCCTATCGCCCGCGGGCTGATGGAGGAGGCTGCTGCCGTGGTCGATGAGGTCGAGTGGTTTGCGGCCACGCCCGGTGGACCTGAAAGCGGTGCCTGCGAATGGGTTGCCAGCGATTAG
- a CDS encoding AraC family transcriptional regulator — MGNPVFTFSTEALPPRSRFEAWREEVNAIFDINIGTTESSGFNYRLTTSFVGEILMGCGVWEGESAPVHYGVKRPLQMIRRDGLDHFYVCLSLSHSIHGSAGRTTLAAGRSQIYVLDLARELDSVIAAGDTIILTIPRDVLSARLGPKDLHGLVLRGALGDLLADHMRALQHRLADLKHDDIPYVQQATLAMVAAALAPSAANFMEAEAQIDHTLLNRARQLIEQHLHRPDLSPAFVAGQLGLSRARLYRLFAQESGVSAYIQFRRLNKARELLQGELGHQQRISSLGFQFGFKSDAHFSRSFKAAFGYSPTEAREQAAAGRLPHTAKPNRAHTGFSLQKILDQMQTD; from the coding sequence ACGTTCAGTACCGAGGCGCTCCCACCGAGGTCGCGATTCGAGGCCTGGCGTGAAGAAGTCAACGCCATCTTCGACATCAACATCGGCACAACGGAGTCTTCAGGATTCAACTACCGCCTGACGACCAGTTTTGTCGGTGAAATCCTGATGGGCTGTGGTGTCTGGGAGGGGGAGAGCGCGCCGGTGCACTACGGTGTGAAACGGCCTTTGCAGATGATCCGCCGTGATGGCCTGGATCATTTCTACGTCTGCCTGAGCCTCTCCCATTCAATCCATGGCTCTGCCGGGCGCACAACGCTCGCTGCCGGTCGGTCGCAGATCTACGTGCTCGACCTGGCTCGCGAACTCGACAGCGTGATTGCTGCCGGGGACACGATTATCCTGACTATTCCTCGCGATGTACTCAGCGCCCGCCTGGGCCCCAAGGACCTTCACGGGCTGGTGCTGCGAGGCGCATTGGGCGACCTGCTTGCCGATCACATGCGCGCCTTGCAGCATCGGCTGGCTGACCTCAAGCACGACGACATCCCCTACGTACAACAAGCCACGCTGGCCATGGTCGCCGCCGCGCTGGCACCCAGTGCAGCCAACTTCATGGAGGCCGAGGCGCAAATCGACCACACGCTGCTCAATCGCGCGCGTCAACTGATTGAACAGCATTTGCATCGACCCGATCTCTCTCCGGCCTTCGTGGCCGGGCAGTTGGGCCTTTCCCGGGCGCGCCTGTACCGACTGTTTGCACAGGAGTCGGGCGTGTCGGCGTATATCCAGTTCCGCCGGCTGAACAAGGCCCGCGAGCTTCTTCAAGGCGAGCTCGGCCACCAGCAGCGTATTTCCAGCCTGGGGTTTCAATTCGGCTTTAAAAGCGACGCGCACTTCAGTCGCTCGTTCAAGGCCGCGTTTGGTTACTCACCCACTGAAGCCAGGGAGCAGGCCGCGGCCGGACGGCTGCCTCACACCGCAAAGCCCAATCGTGCCCACACCGGATTTTCCCTGCAGAAGATCCTTGATCAGATGCAGACCGACTGA
- a CDS encoding LysR family transcriptional regulator produces the protein MMIDNLPNLRTFVSVVAVGSLSAAARDMDLSLAMVSKRLAQLERELGVRLLQRTTRKQVLTEEGRLFHVEALRILAAIEQAEAVISGRSQTIDGTLRLSAPVELGRQWIAPAIAAFQKMHPKVRVQLELSDVLVDLLDAGIDLAIRFGSLADSSLIARPLAPNFRVLCASPDYLRQFGEPSHPDELIHHQCILIGHHARTVWTFEGEEPLSVQINGTFVTNDGSAAHALALAGAGIARKSIWDVGDEIAAGRLERVLPAFAICAAPLNAIYPTGRHLAPRVRALVEFLGDRLGNAWRWEGMRGAGVEGLPNT, from the coding sequence ATGATGATCGACAACCTACCCAACCTGCGTACCTTCGTGAGCGTGGTGGCCGTAGGCAGCCTGTCTGCGGCTGCCCGTGACATGGATCTGTCACTGGCGATGGTCAGCAAACGCCTGGCGCAACTGGAACGGGAGCTGGGCGTCCGCCTGCTTCAACGCACCACGCGAAAGCAGGTGCTGACGGAGGAAGGAAGACTGTTTCATGTCGAAGCGCTTCGAATACTGGCGGCCATCGAACAGGCGGAGGCCGTCATCTCGGGGAGGTCGCAGACGATTGATGGCACGCTGCGCCTGAGTGCTCCCGTCGAGTTGGGTCGGCAGTGGATCGCACCAGCGATTGCCGCTTTTCAGAAAATGCACCCCAAGGTGCGCGTGCAGTTGGAGCTTTCCGATGTGCTCGTGGACCTGCTCGATGCGGGTATCGACCTGGCCATCCGTTTCGGCAGCCTGGCCGACTCATCACTGATCGCTCGTCCGCTGGCGCCGAATTTCCGGGTGTTGTGCGCATCGCCGGATTACCTTCGGCAGTTTGGTGAGCCCAGCCACCCGGATGAGTTGATTCACCACCAATGCATCCTGATCGGTCATCACGCACGCACGGTCTGGACATTCGAGGGGGAGGAGCCTCTCTCGGTGCAGATCAACGGGACGTTCGTCACCAACGATGGCAGTGCGGCCCACGCGCTGGCGCTCGCAGGGGCGGGAATTGCACGCAAGTCGATCTGGGACGTGGGCGACGAGATCGCCGCTGGCCGGTTGGAACGGGTGCTTCCAGCGTTTGCCATTTGCGCGGCACCGTTGAATGCGATCTATCCGACTGGACGCCACCTCGCGCCGCGCGTGCGTGCCCTGGTGGAATTCCTGGGCGATCGACTTGGCAACGCATGGCGGTGGGAGGGCATGCGCGGGGCGGGAGTCGAGGGTTTGCCGAACACCTAG
- a CDS encoding TIGR03757 family integrating conjugative element protein, whose product MNIPGLLRRCSPLVLLACLTPCLAETWVITDSAHPVEVPAGVRLIHLDRLDQLEVALFENLSPDASQAQAAFQDIMTVDAAADISRAHQDIVDAWSLGVSRIPAVVVDRRYVVYGDPNVERALARIEQFRRAAR is encoded by the coding sequence ATGAATATCCCTGGCCTCCTGCGACGCTGCAGCCCGCTGGTCCTGCTGGCCTGCCTCACGCCATGCCTGGCCGAAACCTGGGTCATCACCGACTCGGCCCATCCCGTCGAGGTCCCGGCGGGTGTGCGCCTGATCCACCTCGATCGCCTCGACCAGCTGGAAGTGGCGCTGTTCGAGAACCTTTCGCCTGATGCGAGCCAGGCCCAGGCGGCCTTCCAGGACATCATGACCGTCGATGCCGCCGCCGACATCAGCCGCGCCCACCAGGACATCGTCGATGCCTGGAGCCTGGGGGTCAGCCGGATCCCGGCGGTTGTCGTCGACCGTCGCTACGTCGTCTATGGCGACCCGAACGTGGAGCGCGCCCTGGCCCGAATCGAGCAGTTCAGGCGCGCCGCCCGATGA
- a CDS encoding TIGR03758 family integrating conjugative element protein — protein sequence MSMSQSQRTAFEAIGGFTVSQSTQLLSGLVLAVALVFAGWAILSGYRGWAAGHLSQGRFFSLFIKVALIYILLTALVLH from the coding sequence ATGAGCATGAGCCAATCGCAGCGGACGGCTTTTGAGGCCATAGGCGGTTTTACCGTGTCGCAAAGCACGCAGTTGCTGTCCGGCCTGGTGCTGGCCGTGGCGTTGGTCTTTGCCGGCTGGGCGATCTTGAGTGGCTATCGAGGCTGGGCCGCCGGCCACCTGTCCCAGGGCAGGTTCTTCAGCCTGTTCATCAAGGTGGCGCTGATCTACATCCTGCTCACCGCCCTGGTACTGCACTGA